The sequence below is a genomic window from Streptomyces sp. NBC_00289.
GGTCCTGTCCTCGAAGGTGTCCTTACGCCAGGGCCCCCACCCGGTACCGCTGCCACACCGCCACCATGTCTCGGTGGTGGAGTTCGAGTTAGCTCGCTGCCACGACTGCACGGCGTCGCCTCGGAGCTTGCGGGTGGTGAGGATTCCCCACTTGCCCCCGAAGTCCCAACCTCCGGTCGTCGACTCGGTGTTGGTCAGGTAGAGGGTCGAGGTTCCTTCGGGATAGCTTGCGACCGCAGTCGTCTGGGTGACCGAGGTAGCCGCGAGCTGGGTGTCGAAACCCACCTGACGCCAGGGCGACCAGCCCGAAGCGTTGCCGCCCCGGACCCACATCTCGTGCGGAGTGGTGGACGAGTGCACCCGGCGCCACGTCTGCACGGCGTCCCCGCCGCTCCATGCACGCGTCTGGACGAAGCCGTACTTGCCGCCGAAGTCCCAACCGCCGGCAGTGGCCCCCGTGTCGGAGAGGTAGAACTCGATCGTCTGGTTCGCCGGGTAGCTCGTAGGCGGCGTGGCCTGCGTGTAACCGGTGGTGGGGACGACTCGGGCGCCCGGCGGTACGGCCTCCGCCGTCCGCTCCAGCGAGGAGACGCGAAGCGCAAGGTCCGTCGCGGCCTTCGCCGCGGCTGCGCCGGCATTGAGCGGGGTCGGGTCGCCCAGGGTGGCACCGAGCCGGTAACCATCGCTGTCGACCTTCAGGACCATGCCCGTGACGACGGCTGCCATCTCGGTGTTGCCGACGATGACGGACACCTTGTCGCCGAGGAACCAGTCACGCCCGAAGTCGAGCGCACTGTCTTCCATCGGTACGGCCTGGGCCGCCTGCACCGTGGCCCCGCCGTCCGCGAGGGCCTCGTTCCCCTTCTGCGTCAGCTCGGTGGGGGCCTTCGTGGACCGCTCGTCGACGAAGGACTCGATCCGGCGGCCCCAGTCCGTCTCGGCCTGGGTCGAGGCAGCGGTGCTCACGCCGACGAACACGCGGTTCGTACCGTCCCCGTCGCCGCCGACGAGCACCTGTGTTTTCTGCGGGGTCGAGGTGCTGACCCGCTGACCGGCGAGCGTGTTGTTCACGACGCCGAGCCGGGCATCCTTCGTCCGGTCCGTGACCGCGTACGTCTCGAAGACGAGGTTCGCGCCGCGCTGCACCACACGGAAGCCGAGGCCCGCCGGGTCGGCCAGCGTCTTGCACAGCTCGCCGAGCTGCTCGAAGCGGGCCGACTTCGAGACCGAGGCACCACGGGCACTGTTCGTGCCCATGATGAGCCCGGCCTTGCGCCGGTTGGACGGAGCGCCCGGCCCGACGTTGGCGTTCACGTACGCGTGCATCAGTGTCTCGGCCGGGCCCGTACGGTCGTCCGTGTCCTTGGACTGCTTCGTCACGTCGCCCTGCGCCGGGTCCGGCCAGGCGAGCATGTCCGACAGGATCACCGTGTCGTCCACGCCCTCGACGGACAGCGTGCCCAGGGGGTCAGTCGCCGTGGTGGCGTTCTCGGCTCTCGTGACCGGCCCGGAGAACAGCACGTCCAGCGGGCCCGTGACGATGATGCCGGCGCCTGGCGCGGCCAGGACGGCGGCGAGCGGATGCTCCGCGTTGATCTGGAGCTTCCATGTGCCGACGTTGTTGTGTACGTCCTCCGCATCCATGGTGAGCAGATCCGCAGGGATCGCCCCGACGCGGGTCAGCGTCTTGTCCCGGACCTCGACGAGGAGGTCTTCCTGACGCACTAGACCACCACCCACTTACGAGGCCGCCACGACACGACGACCCGCGAGGCCGCCGACGTGTTGAGCAGAGAGACTGCAATCGTTGAAGTCCCCGGCGGGACTGACCAGAAGCGGGGAGCGGTGGAGAGGTAGCGGTACACGTTCGCGCCCGAGCCGTCCTTGACGACGCCCGTCCCCATGTCGACGGTGATGCTTCCGTTCGACGTGATCGAGCCCGTGTACCAGAGCGTCTCACCGCTCGGCCCGATCGCCTTGAAGTTGTCGCCAGGCCCGAAGACCTGGAAGACCGGGTACGCCGGCACATCGCCCTCGTTGGTCAGCTCGGCCGAGCCGATCGCCTGCGACGAGGAGACCGGCATCGCCGACATGGACGACAGGAACGGGGCCGCCGTGGCTCCGCCGATCGTGACCGTCTGCGGAGACTCCGCCAGGAAGTACGGGCTCGGGGCCCGCACGGTGACGACCGTCTGTACGTCACGCTCGCCCGATGCGGGGTCAATGTCGCCTCCGCCCGTCCAGCGGACGGGAGTTGACCAGCGGACCCCTTCGCTGTCGATGTACGTCAGGGTGCAGTCGTCGGCCAGGACCCGCGCGAGGCGGGTCACCAGCTCGGCGAGGTGCGACCTGTCGCGTCCCACGATGTCGAGGGGGACGTCGATGTC
It includes:
- a CDS encoding phage tail domain-containing protein codes for the protein MGLPQLSVQWLEGAGDGAAYRGRRVLPRDIDVPLDIVGRDRSHLAELVTRLARVLADDCTLTYIDSEGVRWSTPVRWTGGGDIDPASGERDVQTVVTVRAPSPYFLAESPQTVTIGGATAAPFLSSMSAMPVSSSQAIGSAELTNEGDVPAYPVFQVFGPGDNFKAIGPSGETLWYTGSITSNGSITVDMGTGVVKDGSGANVYRYLSTAPRFWSVPPGTSTIAVSLLNTSAASRVVVSWRPRKWVVV